Proteins encoded within one genomic window of Mycolicibacterium monacense:
- the urtB gene encoding urea ABC transporter permease subunit UrtB: MDVLIGQLATGLSLGSILLLAALGLSLTFGQMGVINMAHGEFIMAGCYTAYVVQQVFSSAGASLLISLVVGFFVGGAMGALLEVTLIQRMYHRPLDTLLVTFGVGLILQQIARDIFGAPAVNVVAPSWLSGGVEILGAVVPKTRIFILVLAVVCVAVLATVLKTSPMGRRIRAVVQNRDLAETSGISSRKTDITTFFIGSGLAAVAGVALTLIGSTSPTTGQSFLIDAFLVVVVGGLGQIKGTVIAALALGFLNSFIEYNTTASLAKVIVFVIIVIFLQARPQGLFTVRTRSLV, from the coding sequence ATGGATGTCCTGATCGGGCAGCTGGCAACGGGATTGAGCCTCGGCTCGATCCTGTTGCTGGCCGCGCTCGGGCTCTCGCTGACCTTCGGTCAGATGGGGGTCATCAACATGGCGCACGGCGAGTTCATCATGGCCGGCTGCTACACCGCCTACGTGGTGCAGCAGGTGTTCTCCAGCGCCGGTGCGTCACTGCTGATCTCGCTGGTGGTCGGGTTCTTCGTCGGCGGCGCCATGGGCGCCCTCCTGGAGGTGACCCTGATCCAGCGGATGTATCACCGACCGCTGGACACCCTGCTGGTCACCTTCGGGGTCGGGCTGATCCTGCAGCAGATCGCCAGGGACATCTTCGGCGCTCCCGCGGTCAACGTCGTTGCGCCGTCGTGGCTTTCCGGTGGGGTGGAGATCCTCGGCGCGGTGGTGCCCAAGACCCGCATCTTCATCCTGGTGCTGGCGGTGGTGTGCGTGGCGGTCCTGGCCACCGTGCTCAAGACCAGCCCGATGGGCCGGCGCATCCGCGCGGTGGTGCAGAACCGTGATCTCGCGGAGACCAGCGGCATCTCATCGCGCAAGACCGACATCACCACGTTCTTCATCGGATCGGGTCTGGCCGCCGTCGCCGGGGTGGCGCTGACCCTGATCGGGTCGACCAGCCCGACCACCGGACAGAGCTTCCTGATCGACGCATTCCTCGTGGTGGTCGTCGGTGGCCTCGGGCAGATCAAAGGAACCGTCATCGCGGCGCTGGCACTGGGTTTCCTGAACTCGTTCATCGAGTACAACACCACCGCGTCGCTGGCCAAGGTGATCGTCTTCGTGATCATCGTGATCTTCCTGCAGGCGCGCCCGCAGGGCCTGTTCACCGTTCGGACAAGGAGTCTCGTATGA
- the urtC gene encoding urea ABC transporter permease subunit UrtC: MRTFVGRWQTWAGFGVAALLLFAVAPAVLSDFRLGLLGKFLCFAIVAVGIGLAWGRGGMLVLGQGVFFGLGGYMMGMHLKISDAQLRGDDVPDFMQIAGVRELPGYWAPFASPAFTLLAIVVIPTGIAAVLGFGVFKRRVKGAYFAILSQALAAALAILLVGQTGLGGSNGLTNFRTFFGFALNDPVNKQMLYFIAAAVLLIVVAVVRQLMQSRYGELLVAVRDGEERVRFLGYDPANIKVVAYTVAALCASIAGALFAPIVGFMAPSQVGILPSIAFLIGVAIGGRTTLLGPVLGAIGVAWAQTLFSERFPSEWIYAQGLLFIVVVGFFPAGLAGLGVLLKRRRRKKSEPVPAQPDPQPEKVGAPT, translated from the coding sequence ATGAGGACCTTCGTGGGACGCTGGCAGACGTGGGCGGGGTTCGGCGTGGCGGCGCTGCTGCTCTTCGCGGTGGCGCCCGCGGTCCTGTCCGACTTCCGGCTCGGCCTGCTCGGCAAATTCCTCTGCTTCGCGATCGTCGCGGTCGGCATCGGCCTGGCCTGGGGCCGGGGCGGCATGCTGGTCCTGGGGCAGGGGGTGTTCTTCGGCCTCGGCGGCTACATGATGGGCATGCACCTCAAGATCTCCGATGCGCAGCTGCGCGGAGACGATGTGCCGGACTTCATGCAGATCGCCGGTGTGCGCGAATTGCCCGGCTACTGGGCGCCGTTCGCCTCCCCCGCCTTCACGCTGCTGGCGATCGTCGTGATCCCGACCGGCATTGCCGCGGTGCTGGGTTTCGGGGTGTTCAAGCGCCGGGTCAAGGGCGCCTACTTCGCGATCCTGTCCCAGGCGCTGGCGGCCGCGCTGGCCATCCTGCTGGTCGGCCAGACCGGGCTGGGGGGAAGCAACGGGCTGACGAACTTCCGGACGTTCTTCGGGTTCGCGCTCAACGATCCGGTCAACAAGCAGATGCTCTACTTCATCGCCGCGGCGGTGCTGCTGATCGTGGTCGCGGTGGTGCGGCAACTAATGCAGAGCCGCTACGGCGAACTGCTCGTGGCGGTGCGCGACGGTGAGGAGCGGGTGCGCTTCCTCGGCTACGACCCGGCCAACATCAAGGTCGTCGCCTACACGGTGGCCGCGCTGTGCGCCAGCATCGCCGGAGCGCTGTTCGCCCCGATCGTCGGATTCATGGCGCCGTCTCAGGTGGGCATCCTGCCGTCCATCGCCTTCCTCATCGGCGTCGCGATCGGTGGCCGCACCACCCTGCTCGGACCGGTGCTCGGCGCCATCGGCGTCGCGTGGGCGCAAACCCTGTTCTCCGAACGGTTCCCGTCGGAGTGGATCTACGCCCAGGGCCTGCTGTTCATCGTCGTCGTCGGGTTCTTCCCCGCCGGGCTGGCCGGGCTCGGTGTGCTGCTCAAACGACGGCGTAGGAAGAAGTCGGAACCCGTACCCGCACAACCCGATCCGCAACCCGAGAAGGTGGGGGCGCCCACATGA
- the urtD gene encoding urea ABC transporter ATP-binding protein UrtD, with protein MTTTTDREPVAGGNAGMGAEYLEVRGLTVDFDGFKAVSDVNLTLFQGDLRFLIGPNGAGKTTVIDAITGLVNASGSVNKSGVELLGKKVHQIAKLGVGRTFQTASVFEQLTVLQNLDIAAGAHRSAWTLLRRRHGVSPAIEEALETVGLTEMADKPAGVLAHGQKQWLEIGMLLVQNADVLLLDEPVAGMSTEEREETGNLLRRIGGQRTVVVVEHDMDFMRAFATSVTVLARGQVIAEGSVAEVQANPKVQEVYLGTAAAGADGIADDLVVEGD; from the coding sequence ATGACGACCACCACCGACCGCGAACCGGTCGCCGGCGGCAACGCCGGCATGGGGGCGGAGTACCTCGAAGTCCGCGGGCTGACCGTCGATTTCGACGGGTTCAAGGCGGTCAGCGATGTGAACCTGACCCTCTTCCAGGGTGATCTGCGCTTCCTCATCGGGCCGAACGGGGCCGGTAAGACCACAGTCATCGACGCGATCACCGGCCTGGTCAACGCCTCCGGATCGGTCAACAAGTCCGGCGTCGAACTGCTCGGCAAGAAGGTGCACCAGATCGCCAAACTCGGCGTCGGACGGACCTTCCAGACCGCGAGCGTCTTCGAACAGCTCACCGTGTTGCAGAACCTCGACATCGCCGCCGGAGCGCACCGGTCGGCCTGGACGCTGCTGCGCCGCAGGCACGGGGTGTCACCGGCCATCGAGGAGGCCCTGGAGACCGTCGGCCTGACCGAGATGGCCGACAAGCCCGCAGGCGTGCTGGCACACGGTCAGAAGCAGTGGCTCGAGATCGGCATGCTGCTGGTCCAGAACGCCGACGTGCTGCTGCTCGACGAGCCGGTGGCGGGAATGAGCACCGAGGAACGGGAAGAGACCGGAAACCTGTTGCGCCGCATCGGTGGTCAGCGCACCGTCGTCGTCGTCGAACACGACATGGATTTCATGCGTGCCTTCGCGACGTCGGTGACGGTGCTGGCCCGCGGCCAGGTGATCGCCGAAGGGTCGGTCGCCGAGGTGCAGGCGAACCCGAAGGTGCAGGAGGTGTACCTGGGTACCGCCGCCGCGGGTGCCGACGGGATCGCCGACGACCTCGTCGTGGAAGGTGACTGA
- the urtE gene encoding urea ABC transporter ATP-binding subunit UrtE: protein MLQLVDVRTGYGRSQVIHGASVEVPADGVAAVMGHNGAGKTTLLRAAVGLLKCTGGRVMFEGEDITRLRPSARVARGLAYVPQGQQSFGQLTTAENLQVVADGRKNGKQLIDEQLDLFPALKELLTRRAGLLSGGQRQQLAIARALITSPKCLILDEPTEGIQPSVVAEIEGAITALTARGDLGVLLVEQHIGFALESSQRYYILEAGRITSSGTGGSASEADVRAAMAI, encoded by the coding sequence ATGCTGCAACTCGTCGACGTCCGCACCGGCTACGGGCGGTCACAGGTCATCCACGGCGCGAGCGTCGAGGTGCCCGCCGACGGCGTGGCCGCGGTGATGGGACACAACGGCGCAGGCAAGACGACGCTGCTGCGCGCGGCGGTCGGGCTGCTGAAGTGCACGGGTGGGCGGGTGATGTTCGAAGGTGAGGACATCACCAGACTGCGGCCCAGCGCGCGGGTGGCCCGCGGGCTGGCGTACGTGCCGCAGGGCCAGCAGTCGTTCGGACAGCTGACCACGGCGGAGAACCTCCAGGTGGTCGCTGACGGCCGCAAGAACGGCAAGCAGCTGATCGACGAGCAACTCGACCTGTTCCCCGCGCTCAAAGAGCTGTTGACCCGCCGCGCCGGTCTGCTCTCCGGCGGACAACGCCAGCAGCTCGCGATCGCCCGCGCGTTGATCACCAGCCCGAAGTGCCTGATCCTCGACGAACCCACCGAAGGCATCCAGCCGTCCGTGGTCGCCGAGATCGAGGGCGCGATCACGGCGTTGACCGCGCGCGGCGACCTCGGTGTCCTGCTCGTCGAACAGCACATCGGCTTCGCGCTGGAATCGTCACAGCGCTACTACATCCTCGAAGCCGGTCGGATCACCTCCAGCGGCACCGGAGGGTCCGCCTCGGAGGCCGACGTGCGGGCCGCGATGGCCATCTGA
- a CDS encoding zinc-binding dehydrogenase — protein sequence MKAVSCERGTLSVVDLPTPRPAKGQLLLEVRRCGICGSDLHAKDHADELTEVMDRIGYPDFMRGDTPVVLGHEFCGEVADRGKGVGKEFKPGTPVVSFPLVRAAGGIHLTGLSPLAPGGFAEQVVAEASMSFVIPNGLDLDTAALTEPMAVALHAVRRSEIRRRDTAIVIGCGPVGLAVICHLKALGVRTIVASDFSATRRALATRCGAHVVVDPAVDSPYEAGGQRGAITEAPQLYELGVGSMEKLRRVPGWIHLYRAAEALGAAGPKRPIVFECVGLPGVIDGIIGAAPLQSRVVVVGVCMGEDRLHPTIANAKEIDLRFVFAYTPLEFRDTLYMLAEGKLDASPLITGTVGLDGVANAFDVLGSAEAHAKILIDPRSTAVAP from the coding sequence ATGAAAGCCGTCAGCTGCGAGCGCGGCACCCTGTCCGTGGTCGACCTGCCCACCCCGCGGCCGGCCAAAGGCCAGCTGCTGCTCGAGGTGCGGCGCTGCGGGATCTGCGGATCCGACCTGCACGCCAAGGACCACGCCGACGAGTTGACCGAGGTGATGGACCGGATCGGCTATCCGGACTTCATGCGCGGGGACACCCCGGTGGTTCTCGGTCACGAGTTCTGCGGTGAGGTGGCCGACCGCGGTAAGGGTGTCGGTAAGGAGTTCAAACCGGGCACGCCGGTCGTGTCCTTCCCGCTGGTGCGGGCCGCCGGCGGCATCCACCTCACCGGGCTCTCCCCGCTGGCGCCCGGTGGCTTCGCCGAACAGGTCGTCGCCGAGGCGTCGATGAGCTTCGTCATCCCCAACGGACTCGACCTGGACACCGCGGCGCTGACCGAGCCGATGGCCGTCGCTCTGCACGCCGTGCGGCGCAGTGAGATCCGCAGACGCGACACCGCGATCGTGATCGGCTGCGGGCCGGTCGGCCTCGCGGTGATCTGCCACCTCAAGGCGCTCGGCGTGCGCACGATCGTCGCCAGCGACTTCTCCGCCACCCGGCGCGCCCTGGCCACCCGCTGCGGGGCGCACGTGGTCGTCGACCCGGCCGTCGACTCACCGTACGAGGCGGGCGGTCAGCGCGGTGCGATCACCGAGGCCCCGCAGCTCTACGAATTGGGAGTGGGCTCCATGGAGAAGCTGCGCCGGGTGCCGGGCTGGATCCACCTCTACCGGGCCGCCGAGGCGCTCGGCGCCGCGGGACCGAAACGACCGATCGTGTTCGAATGCGTCGGGCTGCCCGGCGTTATCGACGGCATCATCGGCGCGGCCCCGCTGCAATCCCGCGTGGTGGTCGTCGGCGTCTGCATGGGCGAGGACCGGCTGCACCCGACCATCGCCAACGCCAAGGAGATCGACCTGCGGTTCGTATTCGCCTACACGCCCCTGGAGTTCCGCGACACGCTGTACATGCTCGCCGAGGGCAAGCTCGACGCGTCACCGCTGATCACCGGCACCGTCGGGCTCGACGGCGTCGCGAACGCCTTCGACGTGCTGGGATCGGCCGAGGCGCACGCCAAAATCCTCATCGACCCCCGCAGCACCGCCGTCGCACCCTAG
- the hisS gene encoding histidine--tRNA ligase, whose translation MTETAFQAPKGVPDYLPPESAQFVAVRDGLLSAARRAGYGDVELPIFEDTALFARGVGESTDVVSKEMYTFADRGDRSVTLRPEGTAGVIRAVIQHRLDRGALPVKLCYAGPFFRYERPQAGRYRQLQQVGIEAIGVDDPALDAEVIAVADAGFRSLGLDGFRLELTSLGDDTCRPQYRELLQDFLFKLDLDEETRRRAEINPLRVLDDKRPHVREMTADAPVMLDHLSDSAKAHFEAVQTHLQALGVPYVINPRMVRGLDYYTKTTFEFVHDGLGAQSGIGGGGRYDGLMRRLGGQDVSGIGFGLGVDRTLLALRAEGKTAGQVARIDVYCIPSGPDAKVDIAVLAADLRRAGVRADVAYGDRSLKAALKAADRTGASIALIADPGVATVKVKDLGTGDQIEMAREAVVAEVVSRLG comes from the coding sequence GTGACCGAGACCGCGTTCCAGGCGCCCAAGGGCGTCCCGGACTACCTACCGCCCGAGTCGGCGCAGTTCGTCGCCGTGCGGGATGGGCTGCTGTCGGCCGCGCGCCGTGCCGGCTACGGCGACGTGGAGCTGCCGATCTTCGAGGACACCGCGCTGTTCGCACGCGGCGTGGGGGAGTCCACGGACGTGGTGAGCAAGGAGATGTACACCTTCGCCGACCGCGGCGACCGGTCGGTGACGCTGCGTCCCGAGGGGACCGCCGGGGTGATCCGCGCGGTGATCCAGCACCGACTCGACCGCGGCGCGCTGCCGGTCAAGCTCTGCTACGCCGGACCGTTCTTCCGCTACGAACGGCCGCAGGCGGGGCGGTACCGCCAACTGCAGCAGGTCGGCATCGAGGCGATCGGGGTGGACGATCCGGCGCTCGACGCGGAGGTGATCGCGGTCGCCGATGCCGGGTTCCGGTCGCTGGGGCTCGACGGCTTCCGGCTCGAGCTGACCTCACTCGGTGACGACACGTGCCGGCCGCAGTATCGGGAACTGTTGCAGGACTTCCTGTTCAAGCTCGATCTCGATGAAGAGACTCGCCGCCGCGCGGAGATCAACCCGCTGCGCGTGCTCGACGACAAGCGCCCCCACGTGCGCGAGATGACCGCCGACGCGCCCGTGATGCTCGACCACCTGTCCGACAGTGCGAAGGCGCATTTCGAGGCGGTGCAGACGCACCTGCAGGCGCTGGGCGTGCCGTACGTGATCAACCCGCGGATGGTGCGCGGTCTCGACTACTACACCAAGACCACGTTCGAATTCGTCCACGACGGTCTGGGCGCCCAGTCCGGCATCGGCGGTGGCGGACGGTACGACGGGCTGATGCGCCGGCTGGGCGGTCAGGACGTGTCCGGGATCGGGTTCGGGCTGGGGGTCGACCGCACCCTGCTGGCACTGCGCGCGGAGGGTAAGACGGCGGGCCAGGTCGCTCGGATCGACGTGTACTGCATCCCGTCCGGCCCCGACGCGAAGGTCGACATCGCCGTGCTGGCCGCGGATCTGCGCCGCGCCGGTGTCCGCGCCGACGTGGCCTACGGCGATCGCAGCCTCAAGGCCGCCCTCAAGGCGGCGGACCGCACGGGTGCGTCCATCGCGCTGATCGCCGACCCCGGCGTCGCCACCGTGAAGGTGAAGGACCTCGGCACCGGTGACCAGATCGAGATGGCGCGGGAAGCCGTTGTCGCGGAGGTGGTTTCGCGGCTCGGCTAG
- a CDS encoding MBL fold metallo-hydrolase, protein MLITGFPAGMLACNCYVLAQRPGSDAIVVDPGQRAMAPLRRVLDEHRLTPAAVLLTHGHIDHIWSAQKVADTYGCQAYIHPEDRFMLTDPIKGFGPRVGQMLMGALFREPRQVVELDRDGQTLDFGGGMAVTVDHTPGHTRGSVVFRLAADGSQVALTGDTLFRGSVGRTDLPGGSGRDLLGSILTKLLVLDDDTVVLPGHGPRSTIGAERRTNPFLEGLRL, encoded by the coding sequence GTGTTGATCACCGGATTCCCGGCGGGCATGTTGGCGTGCAACTGCTACGTGCTCGCCCAGCGGCCGGGGTCGGACGCCATCGTCGTCGACCCGGGACAGCGCGCCATGGCGCCGCTGCGCCGAGTCCTCGACGAACACCGCCTCACGCCGGCGGCGGTGCTGTTGACCCACGGCCACATCGACCACATCTGGTCGGCCCAGAAGGTCGCCGACACCTACGGCTGCCAGGCCTACATCCACCCCGAGGACCGGTTCATGCTGACCGATCCGATCAAGGGTTTCGGCCCCAGGGTGGGGCAGATGCTGATGGGTGCGTTGTTCCGCGAACCGCGGCAGGTGGTCGAACTGGACCGCGACGGCCAGACGCTGGATTTCGGCGGCGGTATGGCGGTGACCGTCGACCACACGCCCGGGCATACCCGCGGCTCGGTGGTGTTCCGGCTCGCCGCCGACGGTTCGCAGGTGGCGCTGACCGGCGACACCCTGTTCCGCGGGTCCGTCGGCCGCACCGATCTGCCCGGCGGCAGCGGACGCGACCTGCTCGGTTCGATCCTGACCAAACTGCTGGTACTCGACGACGACACCGTGGTGCTGCCCGGGCACGGGCCACGGTCCACGATCGGCGCCGAACGCCGCACCAACCCGTTCCTCGAAGGGCTCAGACTGTGA
- a CDS encoding peptidylprolyl isomerase produces MPTNEQRREAAKRKLERQLERRAEKARKRRIATIAGSAVAAVVVIGAIVATIVLTKSDSSDTTASAQTPTPTSGAPAQPAADGGLPAFAPPAGLGADCQYPASGAASKPVEPPRTGQVPTDPAEVSVSMSTNQGNLGLLLDNAKAPCTVNSFASLAQQGYFNDTPCHRLTTTPSLSVLQCGDPTGEGTGGPGYKFANEYPTNQYQPDDPALGEAVLYPRGTIAMANAGPNTNGSQFFLVYKDSQLPPGYTVFGRIDDTGLATLDKIAAAGVQGGGPDGAPAEEVQVKTILLD; encoded by the coding sequence GTGCCGACTAACGAACAGCGACGCGAGGCGGCCAAACGCAAGCTCGAACGGCAGCTCGAGCGCCGGGCCGAGAAGGCGCGCAAGCGGCGGATCGCCACGATCGCCGGCTCGGCGGTGGCGGCGGTCGTCGTGATCGGCGCCATCGTCGCGACCATCGTGCTCACCAAAAGTGACTCGTCGGACACCACCGCCTCGGCACAGACCCCCACCCCCACCTCGGGGGCCCCCGCGCAGCCGGCCGCCGACGGCGGATTGCCGGCGTTCGCGCCGCCCGCCGGGCTGGGCGCGGACTGCCAGTACCCCGCTTCCGGTGCGGCGAGCAAGCCGGTCGAACCGCCGCGCACCGGCCAGGTGCCCACCGACCCGGCCGAGGTCAGCGTCAGCATGTCAACCAACCAGGGCAACCTGGGTCTGCTGCTCGACAACGCCAAGGCGCCGTGCACGGTCAACAGCTTCGCCAGCCTGGCGCAGCAGGGCTACTTCAACGACACGCCGTGCCACCGGCTGACCACCACCCCGTCCCTGTCGGTGCTGCAGTGCGGCGACCCGACCGGTGAGGGCACCGGCGGGCCCGGGTACAAGTTCGCCAACGAGTACCCGACGAACCAGTACCAGCCCGACGACCCCGCCCTTGGCGAAGCGGTGCTCTACCCGCGCGGCACGATCGCGATGGCCAACGCCGGCCCCAACACCAACGGCAGCCAGTTCTTCCTGGTTTACAAGGATTCGCAGCTGCCGCCGGGCTACACCGTGTTCGGCCGGATCGACGACACCGGCCTGGCCACCCTGGACAAGATCGCGGCGGCCGGGGTGCAAGGCGGCGGGCCCGACGGTGCACCGGCCGAAGAGGTACAGGTCAAGACGATCCTGCTCGACTGA
- a CDS encoding peptidylprolyl isomerase has protein sequence MSYPSWPPYPPPPAYPRTTNAWAVAALVCAFLFAPLGIVFGHLSLSQIKRTGEDGRGLALAGLIIGYVMTALTVIVVVFSVLFLVAVAQHVGELRVDDGSTRSAAPPSGDRLPAFVAPRNLGANCQYPKGDLPAGAPVTPPRTGRVPTDPAKISASVSTSQGNIGLELDNGKSPCTVNNFASLAQQGFFDDTTCHRLTTARSLNVLQCGDPTGTGAGGPGYRFPNEYPTSQYRLSDPGLRRPVVYPRGTLVMANTGPGTNGSQFMLVYGDTLLPPTYTVFGTVDSTGLATLDRIAARGVAGGADDGKPAAEVKIISARLD, from the coding sequence ATGAGTTACCCGTCCTGGCCGCCCTACCCGCCACCGCCGGCGTACCCGCGTACCACCAACGCGTGGGCCGTCGCCGCGTTGGTGTGCGCGTTCCTGTTCGCGCCGCTGGGCATCGTCTTCGGCCACCTGTCGCTGTCCCAGATCAAACGGACCGGGGAGGACGGCCGCGGACTCGCGCTGGCCGGCCTGATCATCGGGTACGTCATGACGGCGCTGACCGTCATCGTCGTCGTGTTCAGCGTGCTGTTCCTGGTGGCGGTGGCCCAGCACGTCGGCGAACTGCGCGTCGACGACGGATCCACCCGGAGCGCCGCACCGCCCTCCGGTGACCGGCTGCCGGCGTTCGTCGCACCCCGCAACCTCGGCGCCAACTGCCAGTACCCCAAGGGTGACCTGCCCGCCGGGGCACCGGTCACCCCGCCGCGCACCGGACGGGTGCCGACCGACCCGGCGAAGATCAGCGCCAGCGTGTCGACCAGTCAGGGCAACATCGGCCTGGAACTCGACAACGGCAAGTCGCCCTGCACGGTGAACAACTTCGCCAGCCTCGCCCAACAGGGCTTCTTCGACGACACCACCTGCCACCGGCTGACCACCGCCCGCTCCCTGAACGTGCTGCAGTGCGGGGATCCGACCGGCACCGGCGCGGGTGGCCCGGGATACCGGTTCCCGAACGAATACCCGACCAGCCAGTACCGGTTGTCGGATCCGGGGCTGCGGCGTCCGGTGGTGTACCCGCGGGGCACGCTGGTGATGGCCAACACCGGCCCGGGCACCAACGGCAGCCAGTTCATGCTCGTGTACGGGGACACCCTGCTGCCGCCGACGTACACGGTCTTCGGGACCGTCGACTCCACCGGACTGGCGACACTCGACAGGATCGCGGCCCGCGGCGTTGCGGGCGGCGCTGACGACGGGAAGCCCGCCGCCGAGGTCAAGATCATTTCCGCGAGGCTCGACTGA
- a CDS encoding Ig-like domain-containing protein, whose translation MSDILGDRRRATWLLALLMATASLSASAGAGCRECARPQADSPVASAAAVRPPAPATLTVNPPAAAQDVSPAVPVFVRASAGTLTEVQMTNEGGRVIAGTMTPDHRMWRPAEELGYGRTYTLTVRSRGVGGMSAAQTSTFSTVSPADQTSVELTATSGQALADGATYGVGTVVVARFDEQIGDRAAAERRLVVTTDPPVTGSWYWVDDQTAHWRPERYFAPGTKVTVAANVYGARLGDGLYGQDDRQVSFRIGDAHVSIADDTTKQVSVYDNGVLVRTMPTSMGMGGTETIGGTTLSFWTPPGVYTVLDKDNPVIMDSSTFGLPTNSRLGYRETISYATPHQHRRHLPAPVGLHGVGAGQHQPLARLPEPQRRERQVVLRLLGPRRRGRGPQHRRPPPHPRPERRLDDPLAGMAQGQRPAVSPQAALVTRYTS comes from the coding sequence ATGTCTGACATCCTCGGTGACCGCCGGCGGGCGACCTGGTTGCTCGCGCTGCTGATGGCGACGGCGTCGCTGTCGGCGTCGGCCGGTGCCGGCTGCCGCGAATGCGCACGGCCGCAGGCCGATTCCCCGGTCGCCAGTGCGGCAGCGGTTCGCCCGCCCGCGCCGGCCACGCTGACGGTCAACCCGCCGGCGGCCGCGCAGGACGTCTCCCCCGCGGTGCCAGTGTTCGTCCGCGCGTCGGCCGGGACGCTCACCGAGGTGCAGATGACCAACGAGGGCGGCCGGGTGATCGCCGGGACGATGACGCCCGACCACAGGATGTGGCGCCCCGCCGAGGAACTCGGCTACGGCCGCACCTACACCCTCACCGTGCGCAGTCGCGGCGTCGGCGGGATGTCCGCCGCGCAGACGTCGACCTTCTCGACCGTTTCGCCGGCCGACCAGACCTCGGTCGAGTTGACCGCCACCTCGGGCCAGGCACTGGCCGACGGCGCCACCTACGGGGTGGGCACCGTCGTGGTGGCCCGCTTCGACGAGCAGATCGGCGACCGCGCGGCCGCCGAACGACGCCTCGTCGTGACCACCGACCCGCCCGTGACCGGATCCTGGTACTGGGTCGACGACCAGACCGCCCACTGGCGCCCCGAGCGGTACTTCGCCCCCGGCACGAAGGTCACCGTCGCGGCGAACGTCTACGGCGCCCGACTGGGCGACGGGCTGTACGGGCAGGACGACCGGCAGGTCTCGTTCCGCATCGGCGACGCCCACGTGTCCATCGCCGACGACACCACCAAACAGGTCAGCGTGTACGACAACGGCGTCCTCGTCCGCACCATGCCGACCTCGATGGGGATGGGCGGCACCGAGACCATCGGCGGCACCACGCTGTCGTTCTGGACACCCCCGGGCGTCTACACGGTGCTCGACAAGGACAACCCGGTGATCATGGACTCCTCGACCTTCGGGCTGCCGACCAATTCACGGCTCGGCTACCGGGAGACCATCTCGTACGCGACGCCGCATCAGCATCGACGGCATCTACCTGCACCAGTTGGACTCCACGGTGTGGGCGCAGGGCAACACCAACCTCTCGCACGGCTGCCTGAACCTCAACGGCGAGAACGCCAGGTGGTTCTACGACTTCTCGGTCCCCGGCGACGTGGTCGAGGTCCGCAACACCGGCGGCCCCCGCCTCACCCTCGCCCAGAACGGCGACTGGACGATCCCCTGGCCGGAATGGCGCAAGGGCAGCGCCCTGCCGTGAGCCCTCAGGCCGCGCTGGTCACCCGGTACACGTCGTAG